A region of the Hyalangium ruber genome:
CCAGCCCCGCCCCACCGTGGGCAAGCGCGTGGACATCATCGACGACAACCCCACCTCCGCGCGCACCATCAGCGAGGCCATCACCCGGCTGGGGCTGGAGACGCGCGTCATCACCTCGCTGGAGGTGGTGGCCCTGGATCCGCCCCGAGCGGTCATCGTCAGCTGGGACTTCGCGCCCGCGCATGGGCGCAAGGCGCTGGAGCTGAGCAAGGCGCTGGCCCAAGGCGCGCCCTTCATCGTCCTGGTCGAGCACCTGACCATGGAGACGACGCTGGACTCGCTCCGGGCGGGCGCGGTGGCGTGCCTGCCCCGGCTGCTGTTCGACGTGCCGGCGCTCAGCCGCGAGCTGTCGCGCGCCCTGAAGCTGGGCATCCCCTGAAAAAGAGACGGCCCCGAGGCCTCGCAAGCGAGGCGACTCGGGGCCGAGCGGGATAGCCGAACTCCAACCGGCCGTCCCAGGTGAGCCTGTCGGCTCAGTAGTCCATGTCGTCGCCGCCGTAGTCCGGCATGCCGCCGCCGGCGCCAGCGCCGCCCTTGGCCTTCTTCTTCGGGCGCTCGGCCACCATGGCCTCGGTGGTCAGCAGCAGCGAGGCGACGGAGGCCGCGTTCTGCAGCGCGGTGCGCTCCACCTTCGTCGGGTCGATGACGCCGGCCTTCTCCAGATCCTCGTAGACCTCGGTGCGGGCGTTGTAGCCGAACGCGCCGGTGCCGTCCTTGACCTTGTTGATGACCACGGCGCCCTCGAGGCCCGCGTTGCTGGCGATCTTCCGGAGCGGCTCGGTGAGGGCCCGCTTGATGATCTCCACGCCGAAGTCCTGCTCGCCGCCGAGCTTCAGCTTGTCCAGCGCGGCCAGGGTGCGCAGGTAGGCCACGCCGCCGCCGGGGACGATGCCCTCCTCCACGGCCGCGCGGGTAGCGTGCAGCGCGTCCTCCACGCGAGCCTTCTTCTCCTTCATCTCGGTCTCGGTGGCGGCGCCCACGTTGATGACGGCCACGCCGCCCACGAGCTTGGCCAGGCGCTCCTGGAGCTTCTCGCGATCGTAGTCGCTGGTGACCGACTCGATCTGCGAGCGGATGAGCTTGATGCGGCCCTCGATGTCGCTCTTCTTGCCGGCGCCGTCGACGATCGTGGTGTTGTCCTTGTCGATCGTGAGGCGCTTGGCGCGGCCGAGGTCATTGAGGGTGAGGTTCTCGTACTTGTGGCCCAGGTCCTCGCTGACCACCATGCCGCCGGTGAGGGTGGCGATGTCCTTGAGCATCTCCTTGCGGCGGTCGCCGAAGCCCGGCGCCTTCACCGCGGCCACGTTGAGCACGCCGCGGATCTTGTTCACCACCAGGGTGGCCAGGGCCTCGCCCTCCACCTCGTCGGCGATGATGAGCAGCGGCTTACCCGAGCGCGCCACCTGCTCGAGGATGGGGATCATGTCCTGCATCGACGAGACCTTCTTCTCGCTGATGAGGATGTAGGGGTCCTCCATCACCACTTCCATGCGCTCGCGGTTCGTCACGAAGTACGGCGAGACGTAGCCGCGGTCGAACTGCATGCCCTCCACCACGTCGAGGGTGGTCTCCAGGCCCTTGGCCTCCTCGACGGTGATGACGCCCTCCTTGCCCACCTTCTCCATGGCGTCGGCGATGATGGTGCCGATGTTCTCGTCGCCGTTGGCGGAGATGGTGCCCACCTGGGCGATGGCCTTCTTGTCGGTGGTGGGCTTGGACAGCTTCTTGAGCTCGGCCACGACGGTCTCGACGGCCTTGTCGATGCCGCGCTTGAGGTCCATCGGGTTGTGGCCGGCGGCTACGAGCTTGAGGCCCTCCTCGTAGATGGCGCGGGCAAGCACCGTGGCGGTGGTGGTGCCGTCACCGGCCTTGTCGGAGGTCTTGCTGGCAACCTCCTTCACCATCTGCGCGCCCATGTTCTCGAACTTGTTCTCGAGATCGATCTCCTTGGCGACGGTGACGCCGTCCTTGGTGACCGTGGGCGAGCCGAAGCTCTTCTCGATGACCACGTTGCGGCCCTTGGGGCCCAGCGTCACGGCCACCGCGTCCGACAGGATCCGAACACCGCGCAGAATCGCCTCGCGCGCGGACTGGTGGAAGAAAATCTCCTTCGCTGCCATCGCAACCTCCTGGAATTACTGGGGAATGGAATTCTCGGGCCGTTAGCACTCGGCCATGGCGAGCGCCAAAATAAGGGCCGGCCCGGGGTTGTCAACACGGAACATCGTGCGTGTGCGCGGCAGGACGGCTGGAGGGCCTGCGGGGCTACTCGGCGAAGCGCACGAGGTTGAGCAGTTGGCTCATGTCCACGGGCTTCTGCAGGGTCAGGGCCACACCTTTGCGCATGCCCTGGTCGGTGACGGTGCCGTCAACGGAGGCGGTGATGAGGAGCACGGGAATCGACTTGAAGCGCTCGTCGGCCTTGAGCATCTCGGTGAAGCGGATGCCGTCCACGTGGGGCATGAGGTAGTCGGTGATGACGAGGCCGATGGGTTCGCGCTCCAACACGTCCAGGGCCTGCAGGGCATCTGCCGCGGAGTAGACCGTGTACCCCTGCCGCTCCAGGAAGTGGGAGAGGCCAGTACACAGGTTCCAATCATCATCGACGACGAGGATGTTCACGAGAGTGCCGACCGCCTGGGAAGGATCGAAGGTAACAACCGCTCCCCGCGTTGACAACGCACTCGGGGGCTCTCATATGTGGCCGCCGATATGGGGAAGCTGATGGGGAAGCGAGCCGGGCCGGGGGACTGGGAAGCGCGGCTGGAGGCGGTGGCGAATGCCTTCGAGTCGGAGGACTTCTCCGGGGCCCTGGAGCAGGTAGAGGCGCTGCTGACGCAGGCACCCGCGCTGGCGGAGGCGCTGCACTACAAGGCCGCGGCCCTGGTGGAGCTGGAGCGTTTCGAGGACGCGGCGCAGGCCTATCAGCAGGCGCTGCACACCAGCCCGGACGATCTGGAGCTCCTCATGAGCGCGGCGGACTTCCTCGTCTGTCGGATGGGCGAGGACCGCGAGGCGGTGGAGGACGGGCTCGGGCTGTGCGTGCGAGGCCGGAAGCTGGCGCAGCGCGCGGACGATGTGGAGCTGGTGTACGAATTCCTCCTCCTGGAGGGCATGGGGCTGAACCAGCTGGGCGAGTGTGCGCAGGCCCTCGCGAGCCTGGACGCGGCGCTGGAGCACATGCCGCGCTCGGTGGACGCGCTGGTGGAGCGGGGAATCGCCCTGTTCGAGCTGTGCCGCTTCGCGGAGGCGCAAGGCGCGTTCGAGCGGGTGCTGAAGGACGCGCCGGACGAAGCGTGGGCGCACCACTACCTGGGGCTGATGGCGGAGCGGCGCGGGGATGCGCGCGAGGCGAAGAAGCGGTTCGCGAAGGCGCAGACGCTGGTGCCGGAGGAGTTCCCTCCGCCGGTGGAGCTGTCGGAGGAGGAGTTCGACCGGGCGCTGGAGGCGGCGGTGAAGGCGCTGCCCGAGCACGTGAAGGGCTACCTGGACAACGTCACGATCTCGGTGGAGGACATTCCGTCGGACGATGACCTGATGAGCCAGTCCCCTGCCCTGTCGCCGTGCATCCTGGGGGTGTTCCGGGGCACGCCGGTGGGCGAGCGGAGCGTGACGAACGCGTACGATCACTTCCCGGCGTCAATCGTGCTGTACCAGAAGAACCTGGAGCGCTTCGCGAAGACGCGGGAAGAGCTCATCGAGCAGATCGGCATCACCGTGATGCACGAGGTGGGGCACCTGGTGGGGCTCGACGAGGACGACCTGTGGGAGCGCGGGCTGGACTGACGCGCCCTGCCCGCCTCACGCCGCCCGGGAGACCGTGTCCTCGAAGTACACGCGGCGCTCCTGGGAACAGCTCGGGCAGCGCCACTGCACCAGCGTCAGGTGCCGCTCTCCGAAGACGATGGCCTCATGGCGCAGGGGCGCCAATGGGTCCGGTCCTCCCGCGCCACAGTCGCAGCGCTGCTTTCGGAGCGAGGCCCTCAGCGCCTCGGGTCCCGAGATGGGGATGGCCGACTGCGCGGTGTCTCCGGCGGACGACACCAACTTGCGCACGAAGGCTCGCTTGCGGAGCCGCGCGCGCAACTGGCCCCAGAGGGCTCTCGGGCTGCGCGGAAGGACGACGAACGCGAGGCAGACCAGCAGCACCACGGACACCGCCACGCACCCGAGCGAATCGTATTCTCCTCGAGTGACGCCTGGGTTCGCGGTGGTCCCCAGCTTCACCCAGTAGCCGATCTGGTCTCGGGTGGAGCGAACGGCCTTGAGGTGCTCCTCGATGCGCTGAGGCTCCACCACCGAGGCAAGGCTGCGGTAGCGATAGTCCAGGACGAGCCGCGAGCCACGGGGCTCCACCCCGAAGTCGACTCGGAAAGCGGGACCCATCACCGAGGAGTGGGAGGAACGGACATCGAGGGTATCCGGCCCATGCAGGGTGATGCGGTGGAGCAGATGCACTGGGTGCTGGATCGCCAGCGGCATGGTCCGCCGGGTGATGGCAGGCTCCCAGAGCTGGGTTTCGATGAAGGCGCCCTCGAAATCCCGACGCCCTCCGTTGGCCCAGAAGCGATCGATGACGTAGTGCTCGCGCAGGATGAGGACGTTGCGCTTCTCGTCATCCTCGACGGCCATGGGCGAGCCCTGACGGATCTTCGGATCCACCCTGGCGTAGAAGTTGAGGTAGCTACGGGACAGGTCCGCCATGGACGTGGTGGCGAGTTCCCGACGCATCCGGTTCGCATCGGAGCCGGTGCGGGTGGTGACGACCCGGAGCGTGCCTTCCTTCCAGCGATCCATCGCATGGTAGGTCTCTTCCACAACGGTGGTGGGCTCGTTGAGCTGGGGCCGAGGGATCTCCACCAGCGCCGTGGTCGCCGGGTCCACCACGAGCGCCCGGGCGAACTCGGGCGGCGCATAGCCTGCCAGCGGGCCGCGCTCCAGCGTGCTCGTGGGGTCCACCCAGTACTCGCGGCCGTCG
Encoded here:
- the groL gene encoding chaperonin GroEL (60 kDa chaperone family; promotes refolding of misfolded polypeptides especially under stressful conditions; forms two stacked rings of heptamers to form a barrel-shaped 14mer; ends can be capped by GroES; misfolded proteins enter the barrel where they are refolded when GroES binds): MAAKEIFFHQSAREAILRGVRILSDAVAVTLGPKGRNVVIEKSFGSPTVTKDGVTVAKEIDLENKFENMGAQMVKEVASKTSDKAGDGTTTATVLARAIYEEGLKLVAAGHNPMDLKRGIDKAVETVVAELKKLSKPTTDKKAIAQVGTISANGDENIGTIIADAMEKVGKEGVITVEEAKGLETTLDVVEGMQFDRGYVSPYFVTNRERMEVVMEDPYILISEKKVSSMQDMIPILEQVARSGKPLLIIADEVEGEALATLVVNKIRGVLNVAAVKAPGFGDRRKEMLKDIATLTGGMVVSEDLGHKYENLTLNDLGRAKRLTIDKDNTTIVDGAGKKSDIEGRIKLIRSQIESVTSDYDREKLQERLAKLVGGVAVINVGAATETEMKEKKARVEDALHATRAAVEEGIVPGGGVAYLRTLAALDKLKLGGEQDFGVEIIKRALTEPLRKIASNAGLEGAVVINKVKDGTGAFGYNARTEVYEDLEKAGVIDPTKVERTALQNAASVASLLLTTEAMVAERPKKKAKGGAGAGGGMPDYGGDDMDY
- a CDS encoding response regulator, with the protein product MNILVVDDDWNLCTGLSHFLERQGYTVYSAADALQALDVLEREPIGLVITDYLMPHVDGIRFTEMLKADERFKSIPVLLITASVDGTVTDQGMRKGVALTLQKPVDMSQLLNLVRFAE
- a CDS encoding metallopeptidase family protein; translated protein: MGKLMGKRAGPGDWEARLEAVANAFESEDFSGALEQVEALLTQAPALAEALHYKAAALVELERFEDAAQAYQQALHTSPDDLELLMSAADFLVCRMGEDREAVEDGLGLCVRGRKLAQRADDVELVYEFLLLEGMGLNQLGECAQALASLDAALEHMPRSVDALVERGIALFELCRFAEAQGAFERVLKDAPDEAWAHHYLGLMAERRGDAREAKKRFAKAQTLVPEEFPPPVELSEEEFDRALEAAVKALPEHVKGYLDNVTISVEDIPSDDDLMSQSPALSPCILGVFRGTPVGERSVTNAYDHFPASIVLYQKNLERFAKTREELIEQIGITVMHEVGHLVGLDEDDLWERGLD
- a CDS encoding DUF3857 domain-containing protein, which produces MALCFLGSPARAASQQPFRVGPPADWVKPLSLPAKPGASSPGAEAAGTLYLLSDEQVRVTDKTVQRYLHTAHQVLSTGGVEDASNVTTTFDPSYQRLTLHGVWRIRDGQRQDVLRPAELKVIQQENELQLRLYNGTLSVVAFLRDVRVGDIIEVAYTLEGSNSVFGGRFADTVDTSFGVPVVHWRYRLLWPEKRSLFMRDHGNVEARRTESLRDGVRELSWERQDAPRVERDDAVPAWHDVYPWIQLSEYETWGEVARWASSLFQVTTRSKELEQQVQLLAKEPSTEARFLAALRFVQDEVRYLGIELGPNTHQPFPPHEVLTRRFGDCKDKSLLLVTLLAGLGIEARPALVNTYLEHGLDAWHPTSRAFDHVIVRATVDGREYWVDPTSTLERGPLAGYAPPEFARALVVDPATTALVEIPRPQLNEPTTVVEETYHAMDRWKEGTLRVVTTRTGSDANRMRRELATTSMADLSRSYLNFYARVDPKIRQGSPMAVEDDEKRNVLILREHYVIDRFWANGGRRDFEGAFIETQLWEPAITRRTMPLAIQHPVHLLHRITLHGPDTLDVRSSHSSVMGPAFRVDFGVEPRGSRLVLDYRYRSLASVVEPQRIEEHLKAVRSTRDQIGYWVKLGTTANPGVTRGEYDSLGCVAVSVVLLVCLAFVVLPRSPRALWGQLRARLRKRAFVRKLVSSAGDTAQSAIPISGPEALRASLRKQRCDCGAGGPDPLAPLRHEAIVFGERHLTLVQWRCPSCSQERRVYFEDTVSRAA